A single region of the Vicia villosa cultivar HV-30 ecotype Madison, WI linkage group LG4, Vvil1.0, whole genome shotgun sequence genome encodes:
- the LOC131597313 gene encoding uncharacterized protein LOC131597313, whose translation MSRAPILIKELVQGNQEWKMHIRVVDLWVVTEKTGYQHLECVLQDGTGDQIHVTTSRWDFKDWIEQIKEHETDYLYNGEPMANDGPLKVCSNPLKILFNGGTTLTKVDMPDIPPHKFNFHAIENFLNGHFKPDMLYDVVKTQMGGGGKKSCTNITLRDVVGNAIEVALWVSGLPSLSNAWNGSKLLINLDHPQVETFKTSFGAADLSNASNLSLSLTCDSSIQSTNQNWTSRNKVRTIRDIYEGEKDCFATTIGTTKRFKASRFGWFFESCPGCKISIKSVGGKVECHCGIKDVEPITKFKIEVEVEYDGFNGTFVFWDKDCVPYTKLSAKELRKLMIANGEDNPKIWPAQVDNLLNKEMAFRIKFQSSYKQYSIVTILNEDNVYNKLKGYLTPDEEHTSNAHVLEISNSDPNHEPTEPIMTLSAQASISPQPSSASSGSTPAKRGAISTSVNELIDAEDLTPKQSATKAKTARKIKHIKKE comes from the exons ATGTCTAGGGCTCCCATTCTCATTAAGGAGCTGGTCCAAGGGAACCAGGAGTGGAAAATGCACATCAGGGTCGTTGACCTGTGGGTTGTTACAGAAAAAACAGGGTATCAACACCTAGAGTGTGTTCTACAAGATGGAACG GGTGACCAAATCCATGTGACCACTAGCCGTTGGGATTTTAAAGATTGGATAGAGCAGATCAAAGAGCACGAAACTGATTATCTGTATAATGGGGAGCCTATGGCTAATGATGGCCCTTTGAAAGTATGTTCGAACCCTCTCAAGATTCTTTTTAATGGAGGCACTACTCTCACCAAGGTGGACATGCCGGACATCCCACCACACAAATTCAACTTCCATGCCATTGAAAACTTTCTCAATGGACATTTCAAGCCTGATATGCTCTATG ATGTTGTTAAGACACAAATGGGGGGTGGGGGTAAGAAGTCCTGTACCAATATCACATTACGTGACGTTGTGGGAAATGCCATTGAAGTTGCTTTATGGG TATCTGGATTACCAAGTCTATCTAATGCTTGGAATGGCTCGAAACTCCTGATTAACTTAGACCATCCACAAGTGGAAACCTTCAAAACCAG TTTTGGAGCAGCTGATTTGTCAAATGCATCCAACCTTTCTCTATCACTAACTTGTGATTCATCCATTCAATCCACAAACCAGAATTGGACTAGCCGTAATAAGGTCAGGACTATCCGTGACATTTATGAAGGAGAAAAg GATTGTTTTGCAACTACTATTGGAACTACCAAACGATTCAAGGCTTCAAGGTTTGGATGGTTTTTTGAGAGCTGCCCCGGATGTAAGATTTCTATCAAGTCCGTTGGAGGGAAAGTTGAGTGCCACTGTGGAATTAAAGATGTTGAACCAATTACTAA ATTCAAAATAGAAGTTGAAGTTGAATATGATGGATTTAATGGAACCTTTGTCTTTTGGGATAAGGATTGTGTCCCATATACTAAACTGTCTGCTAAAGAGTTAAGAAAGCTCATGATAGCG AATGGAGAAGACAACCCAAAAATATGGCCGGCTCAAGTTGACAATTTGTTGAATAAGGAAATGGCGTTCCGTATCAAATTTCAATCATCTTACAAACAGTATTCAATTGTGACAATTCTTAATGAGGATAATGTTTACAACAAACTTAAGGGATACCTAACCCCGGATGAGGAG catACATCAAATGCTCATGTTTTGGAGATCTCCAATTCTGATCCAAATCATGAGCCAACTGAACCTATT ATGACACTATCTGCTCAAGCTTCGATATCTCCTCAACCTTCGTCTGCAAGCTCCGGCAGCACACCTGCCAAGAGGGGAGCTATTTCAACATCAGTTAATGAGTTGATTGATGCTGAAGATCTGACTCCTAAACAATCTGCTACTAAGGCTAAGACTGCAAGAAAGATCAAGCATATCAAGAAGGAGTAA
- the LOC131597314 gene encoding uncharacterized protein LOC131597314, translating to MDNNNPHLAGKKARARRSLIMKENRSKRQRQNLNQHDSINDTFYSPNYFTMRQPLSEITPSARNQKTIAQIVEEGRVLSACMQNSEPSITRHVFRNNMKPSHLDSLGTNLMSRFSTECTTENGHPTTIENAQHGLIFSTNQFYDPGSSSKNPINTEKKKPVRGRPKKQLGVPSLAMNLNSNPPKEAVNISVAQQPTSSVSIRKNNRRQEMPIKQTHHERVRASSMSHTKGKTPEIKEPACLVFTPTVNLDFNSDSDEDSDYDPFATYLSDEDFCSEPEENEAPFIIHDNYTRSSEAYYDIGDPLIECRYCKSMMWYQERMNKSSHSANPKFMLCCCNGKVEIPLLKQPPEVFAKLMFDHDNVVSRKFQQHIRVYNMMFAFTSPGAKLDNRFNNGGGPPTLRIQGQTCHRIGSLLPARGDTPKFAQLYIYDTENEVHNRMKCLRTTKNIDPEVVQQLSTMMYEHNTHAKSFKMAKQWFNEADTQNLKLRLIPDRSTDGRVYNQPTVSEVAALVVGDIDTAEMRDIIMQYQGGGLKRINELHASYMAFQYPLIFPYGEDGYRPNIAHRDLPIYQNSLRNRLTIREWLSYRIQTRLAEPRTLLSSRRLFQQFLVDGYTMLESEKLEWIRKNQPKLRVSKYNSLNDEGEQSQIPGSSIGKRVVLPSSFVGGRRFMDQLYYDGMAICSKIGFPDLFITFTYNPNWPEIHRVLQPLHLKPQDRPDVVSRIFKIKFDQLLADLTKNGVLGKVLAYMYTIEFQKRGLPHAHILLFLHPSNKYPRPEDIDRIISAEVPDPLQHPRMYNLVKSHMVHGPCGLANQRSICMKDGKCSKYYPKKFQPTTIVDQDGYPVYRRRNNGNTIEKKWDNLS from the exons ATGGATAACAATAACCCGCATTTGGCTGGAAAGAAAGCAAGGGCACGACGATCGCTTATTATGAAAGAAAATCGTTCAAAACGTCAAAGACAGAATTTAAACCAACATGATTCTATCAATGATACATTCTATTCTCCTAATTACTTCACAATGAGACAACCTTTGTCTGAAATCACTCCCTCGGCTAGGAATCAGAAGACTATCGCACAGATTGTCGAAGAAGGGAGAGTGTTGAGTGCGTGTATGCAGAATTCTGAACCGAGCATAACCAGACATGTGTTTCGAAATAACATGAAGCCATCCCATTTAGATTCCTTAGGAACAAATTTAATGTCTAGGTTTTCTACTGAATGTACAACGGAGAATGGTCATCCAACTACAATTGAGAATGCCCAACATGGGCTGATTTTTTCAACCAACCAGTTCTATGATCCTGGAAGTTCTTCCAAGAATCCCAT AAATACAGAAAAGAAAAAACCTGTTCGTGGCAGGCCTAAGAAGCAGCTGGGAGTACCAAGTCTTGCCATGAATTTGAATAGTAACCCCCCTAAAGAAGCTGTCAACATATCGGTAGCACAACAGCCAACGAG CAGTGTTAGCATTAGAAAAAACAACCGTCGTCAAGAAATGCCAATCAAACAGACACATCACGAGAGGGTTCGAGCATCGTCTATGTCACACACCAAAGGCAAAACACCTGAAATAAAAGAACCAGCATGTCTTGTTTTTACCCCTACAGTCAACTTGGATTTTAACAGCGACTCGGACGAAGATAGCGATTACGACCCTTTTGCAA CTTATTTATCCGATGAGGACTTCTGTTCCGAACCTGAAGAAAACGAGGCACCTTTTATAATTCACGACAACTACACCCGTTCTTCTGAAG CTTATTACGACATAGGGGACCCGCTCATCGAATGTCGTTATTGTAAATCCATGATGTGGTATCAAGAACGGATGAATAAAAGTTCCCATTCTGCTAATCCAAAGTTTATGCTGTGTTGTTGCAATGGGAAAGTTGAAATACCACTACTAAAACAACCTCCAGAAGTTTTTGCAAAATTGATGTTTGACCATGATAACGTAGTGAGCAGAAAGTTTCAACAACATATTAGAGTTTATAATATGATGTTCGCCTTTACATCGCCAGGTGCAAAGTTGGACAATCGTTTTAACAATGGAGGTGGACCACCAACTTTACGGATACAAGGTCAAACATGCCATCGAATTGGAAGTTTGTTACCTGCTCGAGGAGACACACCCAAATTTGCTCAATTATATATTTATGACACAGAGAATGAGGTTCACAATCGAATGAAGTGTCTAAG GACTACCAAGAACATTGATCCAGAAGTTGTACAACAATTATCTACAATGATGTATGAACACAATACTCATGCCAAGAGCTTTAAAATGGCAAAACAATGGTTCAACGAAGCGGATACTCAAAACCTGAAGTTGAGACTCATACCTGACAGATCCACGGATGGAAGAGTGTATAACCAACCGACGGTGTCTGAAGTTGCTGCCTTAGTTGTTGGTGATATTGACACAGCAGAAATGAGGGATATAATTATGCAATACCAAGGAGGCGGACTTAAGCGGATCAACGAGCTCCATGCAAGTTACATGGCCTTCCAATATCCTTTGATTTTTCCCTATGGTGAGGACGGTTATAGACCAAATATTGCCCATAGAGACTTGCCAATCTATCAGAATAGCTTACGAAATAGGCTGACAATAAGGGAATGGCTATCATATCGCATTCAAACAAGGTTAGCTGAACCTAGGACTTTGTTATCTTCCCGAAGGTTATTCCAACAATTTCTTGTCGATGGTTACACGATGTTAGAATCTGAAAAATTAGAATGGATTCGCAAGAATCAACCAAAACTTAGGGTGTCCAAGTATAATTCTCTTAATGACGAGGGTGAACAAAGTCAAATTCCAGGTTCAAGCATCGGTAAAAGAGTGGTTTTGCCTTCGTCCTTTGTTGGCGGTCGTAGGTTTATGGATCAACTGTACTATGATGGCATGGCTATTTGTAGTAAGATTGGTTTTCCAGATTTGTTCATCACTTTCACTTACAATCCTAATTGGCCGGAAATTCATAGAGTTCTTCAACCACTGCATTTGAAACCACAAGATCGTCCGGATGTCGTTTCAAGAATCttcaaaatcaagtttgatcAGTTGCTAGCTGATTTGACAAAAAATGGTGTATTAGGCAAAGTACTCGCAT ATATGTACACCATCGAGTTTCAAAAGAGAGGGTTGCCACATGCACATATACTACTATTTCTGCATCCGTCTAACAAGTATCCACGACCAGAAGACATTGACAGGATCATTAGTGCCGAAGTTCCTGATCCCTTGCAACACCCCAGGATGTACAATTTGGTTAAGTCTCATATGGTTCATGGTCCCTGTGGCTTGGCAAATCAGAGGTCCATTTGCATGAAAGATGGGAAGTGCTCCAAGTATTACCCAAAAAAATTTCAACCTACCACTATAGTTGACCAAGATGGCTATCCAGTTTATAGGAGAAGAAACAATGGAAAcacaattgaaaaaaaatgggATAATCTTTCATAG